TAGAAGATATAGAGTATAGTTATCTCCAAAAAAATGCACGCGATCGCCTGCAAAAAGCACGACAACTTGCAAAACGAATTGCTTTAGATAAGATTGTGCAAGAAGATGATGCTTGTTATCTTTTTCCTTGGATGGGCACAGTTGCCTATAGAACGTTAGAAAGAGTTTTAAACTACTGCTTGAGAGAAGAATTGGAAATAAAAAGCATGACAGGAATGAATCCCTACTTTCTTAAACTTAAAGGCAAAAAGATGACGCAGCTTTATGATGTTATGACTTCATTAGGCGATCGCCACATTACTACCCAAGATTTAGTAGCAGCAGCTGAAGCCCCAAGAATTCAAAAATACGATGAATTTATCCCACCAGTATTACTACGCAAAGCTTTTACAACCGATTATCTCGACCTTGACGAACTGAAGCAATGTATAGCTGTTTGGTAAGCTACTTATCGAACACTGCGATTGTGAGGTGCGAATGCAGGTTTTCATCTTCCTCAAATTATTTTTCCTAAAATGGCGTTTACTTATCACCGTACTGTTCGCTTTCAAGATACCGATGCAGCTGGTGTTGTTTACTTTGCTAACGTCTTGGCGATGTGTCATGAAGCTTACGAAGCGTCGCTAGCAACATCAGGGTTCGATCTGAAGGTTTTTTTTAGCAATCCTGCGGTGGCGTTTCCGATTGTGCGTGCGAGTGTCGATTTTTTTCGCCCGCTATTTTGTGGCGATTCCTTATCGATTCGCTTGATTCCGCAAAAATTACAAGCAGATTGTTTCACAATTGCTTATGAGGTGATGGCGACGGAAAAGGTTGTCGCAAAAGCAATGACTCAACACGTTTGTATTGATGCGGAAAGTCGAAAAAGGCAAAGTTTATCGGTGGAAATGGAACAATGGTTGCAGCAGTGGGGGGACAGATAGCAGGGATAGATATATCTACTTTTGGAGTAAGGTTAAAGCGAGTTGTTGTAAAGATTGACGATTGATTTTACCTTGGGAGTTGCGGGGTAAGGTGGTGAGGGGAATCCAATGTTTGGGAATTTTGAATTTGCTGAGTTTGCTTTTGAGGGTTGTTTGTAAGGTTGTTGCGGATGTGTTTGATTTGGGAACGTAAATCGCTGTTACAGCTTGTCCCCAGTGAGGATCGGGAATGCCGATGACGCATATATCCGTTACCATTTGGGTATCGCGGATTGCTGTTTCAACTTCGACGGGATAAACGTTTTCGCCACCTGTAATGATTTTGTCGCTGCTACGCCCAATGATGTTTAAATATCCTTGACTATCGAAATAACCTAGATCGTCTAGGGTAAGTTCGGGTTGGGTAAAGATATGCGGATAGTAGCCTAGCGCTAAAGATTCGGCTTGAATTTTAATGTTACCCTGTTGATTGCAAATGGTCACTTGCGCGTGAGGTAAAACTTTCCCACAGTTGGTTTTCCCTTGCAGAAATTCCTCAGGTTTAAGCGTTGCAATCTGCGCAGCGGTTTCTGTCATTCCGTAAGTTAGTGCTAAACGGATGTTTTGGGTTCGGGCTTGTGTTAACAATTCACTCCAAGCTGGCGCACCACCTAATAATACCGTTTGAAATTCTGCTAAGCGATCGCTAAGTGACGATTGCAAAAGTCGTTGTAGTTGTGTGGGTACTAGGGAAATAAAAAAACGTTGTAAGTTCGGATAAATTGCTTGTTCCATTTGCTGGAAGTTTTGAATAACGAGATCGCCCCCACTTAGAAAGGAACGCATAAATTGCATTAGACCGCTAACGTGATACAGTGGCAGTACGCAGTACGAATGAACTTCTTCAAGTTGAAAATATTTTCTAAAACCTGTTACCGCTGCTGTAAGCGTTTCCCAAGTGTGGATCGCAAATTTGATTTCGCCTGACGAACCACCAGTAGGAATCATGATGGAGTTGGGGATAGGTAATCGGCGAAGCTGCTGCACGCCGCCTGTGGTTTCCCAGGCGGAACAGCGGTAATTGGTATTCGTCGTAACTGTGGCAGGGATTTTTAAATGACTTGCTAAGATAATGTCGGGTTGCACTAAATCAATGACTTGTTGCCACTCGTAGTTTCCCCAATCAGGATTACATAGAAATATAGGAAAACCAGCCGTATATGCGGCGATAAAACTTGCTAAAAATCTTACGGGTTCGCGTTCAGCAAGCAGAATTTTCGAATTTTGTGGAGATTGAGTTATTTGTAAATGAATCTCCTCAATTAACTGCGGTAGGCGATCGCTGTTTTCACAAAGCAAATGATTTTTGGTGTAGTTCTTAAAATCTGCTAGTGAGTACTCCATAACCTTTCTAGCCATTGGCTATCTTCTGGTGCAAACAAATGATCGACTCCAAACCCTACCGTCCGATTTGGCGAAGATAATTCCCTTGCAAGTTTCAAAGCTGCTGACTTACCAATTTCTGTTTCAAACACAGAGGAAAAAACCGCGTCAATTTGATATTCACGACAAAACCGACGCAGACGTGAAGGAAACCCCGCGATCGCAGGCTTGATAATAAAAATCCCCCGCCAACCTTTGGCGTAGCATTCTTGTAATTGTTTCAATGTCGCGACAGACTCATCTAAGGCGATCGCGCATTGATAACAGCGACTCAACTCCAACATCGCTGCAAATTCTTCTACCGCTAAGGGTTGTTCTAAATATTCAACTTCTACAGATCCTGCGGGATTTTCTGCAAAGCGATCGCACGTCTGCAACCACAACTGCGCCCGATCGTAACTTAATCCCCCATTCGCATCTAAGCGTAGTTTCGCCGACACGGGTAATTCCATCAGTTTGGCAAAGATTTCTAATTCTTCGGCGATCGCCTCAACGCCAATTTTCCATTTAAAGGTACGATAACCTTTTTCCCACAATTTCCCCCAAGTCTCTAAAGCTGCTTCCCCCGCAGGTAACAACCCACTATAAGTTAAACAAGATTCCCTATCCCTAACTTCCAACGCTGACTCAAATCCAAATTGACACGCGGGTAAAGTATCGGGAATCGTAGCAATCATTCCTTGAGTCACTTTTGGTGGTAGCTGACAGCAAAAATTCCAAGCTTGTTCGATGCTTTCCGAACCGAACCAACTTACAGGAGCAATTTCACCATAGCTTATCTTACCCATCGCATCTATCAAACGCAGAATAATTCCCTCACGCACTTTCCAACTACCGTGACTTGTGTGAAGT
The Chroococcidiopsis sp. TS-821 genome window above contains:
- a CDS encoding o-succinylbenzoate synthase; translation: MTDYPVEATYQFEFRRYQRQFQSPLHTSHGSWKVREGIILRLIDAMGKISYGEIAPVSWFGSESIEQAWNFCCQLPPKVTQGMIATIPDTLPACQFGFESALEVRDRESCLTYSGLLPAGEAALETWGKLWEKGYRTFKWKIGVEAIAEELEIFAKLMELPVSAKLRLDANGGLSYDRAQLWLQTCDRFAENPAGSVEVEYLEQPLAVEEFAAMLELSRCYQCAIALDESVATLKQLQECYAKGWRGIFIIKPAIAGFPSRLRRFCREYQIDAVFSSVFETEIGKSAALKLARELSSPNRTVGFGVDHLFAPEDSQWLERLWSTH
- a CDS encoding 2-succinylbenzoate--CoA ligase — translated: MARKVMEYSLADFKNYTKNHLLCENSDRLPQLIEEIHLQITQSPQNSKILLAEREPVRFLASFIAAYTAGFPIFLCNPDWGNYEWQQVIDLVQPDIILASHLKIPATVTTNTNYRCSAWETTGGVQQLRRLPIPNSIMIPTGGSSGEIKFAIHTWETLTAAVTGFRKYFQLEEVHSYCVLPLYHVSGLMQFMRSFLSGGDLVIQNFQQMEQAIYPNLQRFFISLVPTQLQRLLQSSLSDRLAEFQTVLLGGAPAWSELLTQARTQNIRLALTYGMTETAAQIATLKPEEFLQGKTNCGKVLPHAQVTICNQQGNIKIQAESLALGYYPHIFTQPELTLDDLGYFDSQGYLNIIGRSSDKIITGGENVYPVEVETAIRDTQMVTDICVIGIPDPHWGQAVTAIYVPKSNTSATTLQTTLKSKLSKFKIPKHWIPLTTLPRNSQGKINRQSLQQLALTLLQK
- a CDS encoding thioesterase family protein, coding for MAFTYHRTVRFQDTDAAGVVYFANVLAMCHEAYEASLATSGFDLKVFFSNPAVAFPIVRASVDFFRPLFCGDSLSIRLIPQKLQADCFTIAYEVMATEKVVAKAMTQHVCIDAESRKRQSLSVEMEQWLQQWGDR